The DNA region ACTTGACATTTTTACCTCCTGTTTATTAACTATCTCCAATTCCACTAATTACTGTATAAATAATTAACAAAATTAGAGAGGACAAACAGACTTTACTGTCTGTCCTCAATTCTGTTTTCAAACTTACCAGGAGGACTTATTCTCAGCACAGCGCCAACAGCCACCAGAATTTTTGTCCCCGGCTTCACCAGTTCCATTACAACGACCACAGTTGCCAGTGCCGTTGCAAGCCGAACAATCTCCGTAATCGCCACCACCAGGAAGACGCACATTCATTTGCCACTCTTTTCCAGAACCACTACAGTGTGGACAGTTTCCACTTGACATTTTGACCTCCTTTGAGTTGAACGTTGTTAAATAACTATGTTCGCTTGTATTATATCTGCTAAAATTTATGAAGAATACTGAAATTTTTGAGAAAACAAAAAAGCTCTAAAATTAGAGCCTTTTTGAAATGTATTTTCAATAGCTTATTAAATTTTATCAATAATTCCTATCTTTAAGTTCTTTGGATTAAATTCTATAAAGAAATTCATAAGTTTACCCGTAACTTTTAATCCTAAATCTTTACCTGTTTTCTCCTTCAAAAGCTTTGATAATGGGGTAACGATCTTACCTTGAAGTTCATTACGATATTTTGAATAACCAGATTCAGACAACTGCTTATTAGTTACTGGTTGACCGACATTCTGCAGTAAAAACTCAACTAACTCAATTGTTGCTTTTTGTGAAGGTAATTCTTTTGAAGAATAATTTTTTCCCTTGATGTATAATTTACCATCAATTTTATCAAGCAATAAATCAAAATCTGCTTTATCAAGTTCGTTCATACTGACAATACTATTTACTTCGTCTTTATTGTCCCAAACCTCCAGCTTTAAAGAATTCTTATCTAAAAATTCTGAATATATATCTTTCTTAATATATTGCTCAAGTCTCACACCATCACTCCCCCAGCCATCTCGCCATGAACAAAAATCAATTTGAACATTTTCATTATGATCTCGTCTTATTTCCTCGACAAGTTTGAAGCTTTGCTCTCTAAATCTATGAAGTGGACTGAACGCAAAAATATTTCCATCCATTTTTCCCCAATACAATGGTCTTAACCCAACTTTTTCATCGACTTCAGACGCCCTTCTTTTAATTTTATCTAAAATTGTTTGTAAATTTTTTGACGGAAAATCTTCAAAAACACCGTTAATATTTCGTAAAATACTTTGATGTTCCAAAAATTTCGTTACTACAGAGCCAGATAGTTTATTTTGATACAATTCAATCAATTCAAAAACATAATTTACTAACTGATAGCTTTGTCCTACAGCATAATCATGCCAATACTTACCATCAACATCCAATTCTTTCAAAAATGGTGGCAACCTATCAGAGTCAAGGTCTATAGCTTTTGAAAACAATTTTTTTGTTTTATCTCTAATTATATCAAAACTTGGCATCAAACTTTTATGCACGTACTCTGCGGCAAGGCCAGGCTCTTTTGAGGCCCCTGGATAAATACCAACAACGTCCAAAGGAAAATATCCTGTAACATCTGCTAATTCATCTAAACGAAACCCCCAAACCTCAAGCTTCTCAGCTTTTTCCATATCATCTAATATGAATGGTCTCTTGTCTTTGTATGGTTTTTTCTCACTACCCGCTCTTTCCTCAGTAAAATAAACCATTGGCAACTTGGAGTCCAAGAGACTGGAGTAAGAACTGTTACCAGCGGCTCCACCATTCATTCCCTTGGATATCATTTTCAAGGTTTGGCGATGAATATCTCTGAAATCTTTAGCAAGCTTAGTTTCACCTTTGAGAATTTCAGCCGAACTTGTTGACGGAAATTGCTTGAACTCCTCAATAGAAATCCGGTTTAAATACAAATATATTGCTGACATTGCAACCGTTTCAAAGCTCGAATCAATGCCTCTTGAGTCACTAGATTCGAAAAGATAATTTAAAGTGATACCATTAAAATCATTTGACCATTTCTTCCTTACTAACTCCTGCAAATAATCAATATGTTCGCACCAACCATCCAAACTACAATCATTAGTATTAAATTTGTCTTTACTCGTATTATAAACTAGATATGACCCATTACTTACTGTTGATTTACCATTATTTACTTTGATTCCAACATAGCATTTTAAAGGTAACTTCAAACGAACAAGCGGCGCACCGGCGCGCCAGATTATACCAGGAGACAAAGAAAAATTAAAAGCGCCAGAAACAACAATATCATTTTCCGCGTAGAATTTTTTATAGACTTCGGGAAAACGTTCTTTTAGAGTCTTTGAATTAAATGGTCTGTCTTGCGACATAGTTTAATGTTATTTAATAATACTTTAATTTTAGCACAAATACTACATTTTGTCAATATAGTTACCTGTTTTGGCCAAAAATAAACCAAATGTAATCAATAAGATCCAATTCAGATTAAAATAGTAAATCACAAACCCAGGCATCGCAAGCTCACAAACTGCTAAAATTACAGAAAATATAAAGAAATTCAAAAATAGAAAATTTATTAACTTATGAAAAAATTCAATTAAAGATAGATTCATATTATTTTTCTAAAGTAATTTTTATGCTATCAACCAGCACTTTCTCGTTGGTGATACCGAGTTCTTGAAAGGCTAAAATAAATTTGTATTTGTTTTTAATCCTTTCAGCGTTGGTTAAATCGAATTCCATTTCATAATCAATATAACCATCAGGAGTTTCCGGTAATTCTTCAAAATAAAATGCCCAATCATTCTGCACAAGTTTAAGTCCAAACTTTGCTTGAACATCATATGGTCTGTAATAACGTAATATGACTTTGGCTTTTTTAAACGTTCGAGGTGAATAAACATCTAGATAAACTGGCTCAAAAATAATTCTTTGTAAATCATCATATTGAGCCACTCGGCCTTCTGGATAAAATCCTTGGATAAACCGCTCTTGACCTGAAAAGTTATAATTGTAAGTCAAACTATTATTCGGCACAAGCTTCTGATAAATCAAAAACAAAAACAAAATCAACAGACCGGCTGTGACGACTATTTTTGTGATTTGCAACAACTTGTTCAGATTGATTTTCATGCGAAAAAATGTTAAACTTAAACTATGAAGCTCAAACTCAGATTAATTTATTTTTTCAGACCCTTCTCTTTCATTGCTCTCATCTTAGCAAATATTTTTGTAATTAAAAACCCTTACTTGGGAGTGGTTGTGGCCGGAATATTAATTTTCTTTTATGGACAGCGTCTCGGCCACAAAATATTTGCGACATCTGATAGATTTTTCCAAACTCTTTATGGAAGCTTAGCCTTCGTCGGGATTAATTCCATTATACTATGGATCAGCTTTTATTTATACAACCTGGAACCATTGACTGTTATTCGAGCCCTAATCATTACCACCATTCCACTTGAATACTTCACACCGAAATTTATTAGACCGAAATTTAACTTAAAACAATTTTTCAGTGATTATATAGTTAAACTAAAGCCAAAATTTTTAATTTTCGGTTTTTTAATTTTCGTTCTGGTGAATTTTATGTTGCTATTCAAATTTCGAACTGACCAAGCCATAACTTCACCATGGAACATCGTAAGCAAAGATTTCTTTGTGTTTTTTATTGTGCTAACAATTCTACTGGTTATTATTTTGATCAAAAATCAAAATATTTTAGTTTCAAAAATTTTGTTAATAATTTACACAGCGCTTTTTTCCAGTGTAGCTCTGATTATTTATAAAATCGGTTACGGTTATGACCCATTCTTACACTTGGCCGCCATGAAACAAATAATGGCCACCAGCACCCTAATCCCAAAAACGTTTTATTACATTGGAGAATACTCAGTTGTTATATTTTTACACAATATCACTCAGCTTCCATTGGAATTCATCAACAAACTATTTCTACCGCTTAGCATGGCGATTCTTTTGCCGACCTCCATTTATTATGGCCTAACAACTGGACTAAAGTTAAACAAAAACTATTCTCTAACTGCCTGCTTGGGGAGTTTAATTTTACCAATCACCTACTTTATCCACACAACACCTCAAGGTTTAACAAATTTATTGTGTTTAATCATTATCTTTTTAAGCTTTATTAAACATAAATCAATGCTTAAGTTTTTATTATTTCTAAGCATTATCACTCTAACTATTCATCCGCTTTTTGGCGCTCCGATTTTGGTCTTTGTAATTTATTTATTCAGCCAAAACATTATAAACGCAAAAGTTAAAAAAGCCACACAAACAGTTTTAATTTTAGGTAGTTTATTCGTATTTCCAATTCTTTTCATTCTTAACTCTTGGTTAAACAATTTAAAAGTCAGTTTACTTAAATTTAATCTTTCTCAATTGTTCGACTTTACTTTATTTCACAGTGAACACAAGTTCAGATTCATTTACGATCTAATTTATGTTTATGGATTCAACATTAAGATCATATTTCTAATCCTTGCTGGCTGTGGATTACTTTTAATGTTATTCAAAAAAGAATTTGCAAAATACAAAGTTCATTTTGGAGCAGGCATAGTAATTTTTGTTAATTTTTTACTGACCAAAGTCTTTCTGAATTTTGAATTCGCTACGAATCAAAACCAAGCTCAATTTATGAGCAGAATCTCTGAATTAAGTTTATATTTCTTACTACCAATTGTAATTTATTTATTCTATAATTTAATTCAATTTAATTTTGACAAACAGGGCAACTTCGCAGGAAAGCTTTTCGTACTCCTTTTGCTCACCTTAATAACGAGCACTTCACTATATTTTTCTTATCCGGTTAAAGATGATTACAAAGACTCACAAGAATATAATGTTACCAAGGGCGACGTTGAGGCCGTGCAATTAATTGACCAAAAAACTGAGGGTGATTATATTGTTCTTGGCAACCAAATGCTAGCGGCAGCGGCAATTAGAGAATTTGGTTTTGCTCATTATTATAACCAAGATTTTTACTACTCAATTCCTAATGGCAATGATAACAATCTTTATCAATATTATAAAAAATTAGTTTTCGAAAAAGTTGATCGTGATTTTATTGACCAAGCCATGAGCCAAGCAAACGTCGATCAAGCGTATTTTGTTTTGAACGACTATTGGTCTAACTCTGAGAAACTCATTCCTCAATCTAAATTCATGTCCGATAATTATTATACTACAGACAAGGGGTCAAACCATATATTTTATTTTCAAAAAAAATAGGGTAAATCATTGTTGATTTTCCCTATTGTCTTTTGGATTCTACTCACCACGTTTTTTCTGCACGTACTTTTTAATCTGTTCGTTTGTACATTCTTTTGCCTGCTGACCCAATTCATCATAAAAGGGTCTTTCAAAAACATGTACTGACCCATCCAATGAATCCGTTGTACAATACTTTCTCTGACCGGTCCAGCGGTCAACAAGTTGATCACCACTGATAAAAAACATGGCCAAGGAATGCAAGGCAAACATTCCCAACAAAAGAGCAAAACCTAGGTTTCTCTTTTTTTTATTCCAACGAAGGAATAACCTAAAAATTGCAAACCACAGTACAAAGCCAACAACAACTGCGATGACGTTGGCTAAATAAACATTCAGACCTAACCCTAAAACCTGGCTTAGGGCGTATGGATATATCATCAGGAAGCCGAGAAAACTGGCATATCGGAACATCCCAACTAACAGCAAAATTCCCATCACTAGAAGGGAAATGCCCAACAGTAGCCTTTTGTTATTATTCATCTTAAACCTCCCTTATTCAAGATCATCTTTAAACACCCAGACAAAAAATGAATGTACAATAAGACTAATTATTACAGTCATATACCCTAGAATTGCCAATCTAGTAGCATACACCAAGCAATACCCAACTCCCCCCATAAGTCCACCTACCGTCAAAGTCACAATCAAGACCTTCAGAGTGAGCTCATTTCTTTCTTTACTGTCATATTCAGAATGATCTAAATACATAAATATAAAGCCAGATATTACTAATGTGAAAAGAAGTGTTATTATTATAGTAAAAGTTACAATTGAGTCCATTGGATTTGATATTTCTTTTTTTAGCGAACTGGAATGTGTTTCTGTAGGTTGATGAAATTGCGTACTTGTTTTTTTCTTGGGCCCCTCATTTCGCCAACGTGCTTGATTTTGTTCAGCTTTGGCAAATGACTGTTCTCTGATCTTTTCCATTCCAGTGTCAGTTTTTATTCCACGCTTTTTTTGCACAAATTCCAAGGCCTGACTCTTATTACACTTTCTAGCCTTTTGGCCAAATTCATCATAGATTGGTTGATCAAACACCTGTAGTTCATTTGTGATTTTGTCATAAGTACAATATTTAATCACTTGGCCTGTTTGGGGGTCATAAATTCTTGAGCTGGTAATAAAATACATTGCCAGAGAGTGGGCAACAAAGATAAAAGCCAGCAAAATAAAACCTCGTTCCATTTTCTTTCTATTTAAACTGAAAAACAGTTTAAATATTGCGTACCACAGAATTGCTCCAACACCGACTGCAATTGCCTTGGCTAAATATTGATTCAACCCAAGCCCGAGGAGTTGCTCCAGGGCGTAAGGATAAACCATTAAAAAACCAAAAACTGATGCATAGCGCCAGGTGCCAATCAGAAGCAAAATTGCCACGACTAGTAAAAATATTCCTAGTTGCAATTTCTTTTTTCTAATTTTTTCTCTTTCTAACAATTCATGAATAGAAGTAATTGAAATACCAGGACTCGTGTCTGGCCCTTTTGCAAAATGATTCTTTTTCTTCTGACTCATTTTATCCTCCATTCTTAAAGAACAACAACTGTTTTATTTTTCAATAAAACAGTTGTCAGCCTTTAAAAAATTAGGGCGAAGCAAAGTGCTTGACTTCGCCCATGTTAGACTTTCAAAACAAACACCGTTATGGGTGAAGTAAGTTATGGAATGATCTACGAATCATTGAAAAATCTATATCTAATGAACTATCTTCAACAATAAAATACAATAACACACAATACCCAAAAATCAATAACGCGCCAACCGGAATTCCAAAAATGAAAACAAGTACTGCTGGAGCATTATAATATACAATAATAGTTGCCAAATCAGCAACCAAAATTATAATAATAGAAATTGGCAACGCTGAAAACACTACCAACACAGAAAACTGCCAATAACCACTATCCGCTCCAGCCAACATAAACAAAACACCACCAACAAGACAAAAAATGAACAAAAGAAATGCCAAGCCACCAGTAGTTTGATAATCCATAAAAGCAAATAAGTTGAAATTAAAATCTGACTCGTCGGATTCAATCTCTTCAACGTCTTCATTACTATTTTCCCATTCGAGATAATTACCTTTCGTTGACGTCCGTTTGACTATAGCTGGTGTTACTTGCCTTACATTGCCACCCCAAGGACAATGGCCAACCATATTAAAGAAGCGAACAATTCCGTCTATGTCATAGCAGTAATAAAATATTGACTTGCCAGTTGTTGGACTAATAAAGCCCTTTTTTATCTGAACAAAATCAATTTCCTGATTTTCATCAGGCTCATATTTTTTTTCAATTTCAAATCTTTCAACTTGATCATCTTCACAACGATAAGCAAGATCACCAAACTCATCGTAAAGCTGAGCCTCATAAACCTTAACCCGACCGGTCAAACGATCATCAATACAAAATTTTCGCTCTCCAGTAATCGGATGTACAATCGTATTGTAATTAACTGCGTACATCACCAGGGAATGACTAATGAAGATTAATCCAATTATTGCAAATCCAATGTAGCGTCGCTTTTTATTCCAACTAAGAAAAAACTTAAAGATAACTACCCATAAACCGACACCGGCTATTAGGGCAATCACTTGAGCCAGATAAATATTAAGGCCGTAGCCAGAAATCTGTGCTACCACATACGGATAAAACATTAAAAAACCAAAAAACTCAGCGTACATTGCTATTCCAACCAGCAAAAATACTGCCAAACCAATAAAAAACACACCAATAGACAACTTTGTCCACTTTGACATGACAAACCTCCGTAATTTTAAAGATCAATCTTTATTCTAAATTATTTAGAACAAGGATTAAGCTTGAAAAAATTAGGGCGAAGCAAAGTGCTTGACTTCGCCCAGGTTTTGTAGTTTACATCTTGAATCTATTTATCTTTGAACATGTTTTTGATAACGTATCTTGCGTCACAAAAATCTCGTTCCAAAGAAGTATTTTTAGAAATCCAAATAACTATCAGGTAATATCCAAGTGTCACTAAAACGAATATTGGTATACCAAAAATAGCCATAAAAAAATTGGGAACCTTCAGATGAGACATCCAAACTGCCAAATCCGCTATTAATATCCCTATAAAGGTCATTGGGAATATTGAGAACACACACAAAGAACAAAATTTCAACGAACGAATACCTATCCCAGCAAGAAAAAAAATCATCAATACAATCAAAATAACAAGAAAGCAAAATGCAAACAATAGAGTCGCTTCCTTATTTTTTTCAAAGGCAAAGAAATTAATTTTTGAAGCAGGCTTAACCTGCGGCTCACTTATTTCACGTGCTATTGGTCGGTAATTGTTGTTTTCCTTCGTTTGTTTAATAATATCTGCAGTTACATCTGAAAGTTCACCGCCCCAAGGACAATGACCACGCATATTAAAAAAATGAACTCTGGCTTCAGTGTCATTGCAATAGAAAAATATTGCTTTTCCCGTTTTCTGACTTATAAAACCATTTGCAACCTGATAAAAATCAATTTCTTGATTATTGTCCATTGCATATCTTTTATTAATTTCAAAGCGTCTGAGTTGGCTATCATTACATCTAATAGACTGGTCACCAAATTCGTCATAACTGTGCCCTTCATAGACCTTTACGCGCCCACTCAATTTATCGTCAATGCAAAACTTTCGATCTCCAGTAATTGGATGAACAATCGTGTTGTAATTAACTGCGTACATTACTAGTGAATGACTGACAAAAATTAAAACGATCAACCCAAAACCGATGTAGCGTCTTTTTTTATTCCAGCTCAAAAAGAACTTAAAAATAGTTACCCATAGCCCGATGCCGATAATTAAACCGATCACTTGAGCCAAATAAATATTAAGGCCGTAACCAGAAACTTTCACCACGATATATGGGTAAACCATTAAAAAACCAATGAAATCCGCGTACATCACAAGACCAAGGAAAAGAAATACTGCCAAACCAACAAAAAAAATACCCAAAGTTCGCTTTGTCCACTTTAACATGACAAACCTCCGAAATTTTAAAGATCAATCTTTATTCTAAATATTTTAGAACAAGGATTAAACTTGAAAATAAATAAGGGCAAGGCGCAAGCACCTTGCCCTTTGGACTACTTCTTTTTACGTTTTTCCTTCAACTTCTTAACCCACGGATGCCCAGAACTCAAGAAAATGCTGAACAATCCGATGGCGATACTCAGGAGAATTCCCGTAACAAACCAAGCCTCCTTTTTGTTAACTTCACGACCTTCGGGGTTTTCCTCAGCATCTTCTCCCATGATCCAGCCTTTAATAAAGGCAATTCCAAGAAGGAAGAAAAAGATGATAAGCACAACAATCGCAATCAAGATAATTTTTAACCACATGGCATCCCTCCTGTTTAGTGGTCCTCTTTACTGAAAAGTGTATTCCATATAATGATCATTAGCATCCTTGCCACTGATTGTCACTTCAATCCAACGAAGGTTAGAATTACCTCCCTTCAATCCCTTGTAATATGATGTCAAATCGATCATAAATCGTGCATTTTGAGTATGATGCTTCAAATTTGCTTCAAGGTACACTTCTGGTGCCAATTTCCAAGAGAAAACAATAGGAGTCCTTTGCTTATATTGAGCTGGGGACTCTCCTTTGCTTTTCAACACCCAGGCATTCATTGTTGCATCAGTGTATGTAACTGAGACACCGTGCTTTTCCTCACCTCTGAAATAAAGCCGGCAATTTGAAGACAGAAAACCGGGCCAATTCCACTCAATATTTCGAAAAACAGGGTATGCCACAACATTTCTAGTTTTACTGGCAGCTGGATTATTTTTATTCCAGCCAGCTGTAACAATTTCGTAATGCTTTCTATCTTTTTCTAGTTGGGCTGCTTTTTTAGCCTTCTCTTTGGCTTTTTTTTCTGCTCTTTTTTTAGCAACCCTTTCTTTTCGTAATTCAGCCTTAGCATCTTCAGCTTTTCTGTTTTCTAGATGTACCCTTCGTTTTTCCTGTCGGGCAAATTTATTTCTTTCGGCCTCTAGACTTTTTTCTGCTGAAACCCTTTTTCGTGCTTCTTCTTTTGCTTTTTTCTCTGCAACCAATCTTTCACGTCGCTCTTTTTCAATCTTTAATTTCAGGTTTTGCTTTTTTTCTTTCTCTAACCTGATTTGTTCATTTTTTTTTTGCAACTTCTCTCTTTCTTTCCTTACAATTTCACCAGTAATGACCTGAAGCTCGCCTCCCCAGGGACAATACCCAGAGGATGCGTAAAAATGAACCGTTCCTTCAGGATCAGTACAGTAGAAAAAAAGTGCCTTTCCCGTGGCTGGACTAACAAATCCAGACTCTACTCTCTCAAGTGTGACTTCGTAATTCTTGGTAGTAGCAAACTGCTTACCCTTCTCATATTTTTCAATGAGCTCGGGGGAACAACGCTGTGCCTGCTGACCAAACTTATCATAAAGAGCCTGTTCAAAAACCTGAATTTCACCAGTCAAAGGATTGACTGTGCAAAACTTAGCCATAGCCGGTCCATCAATAGGATGAACCAAGGAGTCCCCTTGAATCAGGAACATTGCCAAGGAATGCAATGCAAAAAATGCTGCAATGGTGATCATCCCCGCAAGCCGTCGATCTTTCTTCCAGCTAAAGAAAAGCCGGAAAATTGCGTACCACAGAGGTACCGCAACAACTATTCCAATTGCCTGGGCCAGATAAGGATTCATTCCGAATCCGGAAATCTTGCTGACCACGTACGGATAAACCATCAAAAAACCAAAAATCGAAGCATATTTAACAAGACTGATCAAAATCAGAATTGCCAATGCCACAAAAAACAACCCGAGAAACAGTTTAGCTGTCCTCTTCATAACACACCTCCAATGGTTATTTTCAACGAACAATATTTAATCTTAAATCATTAAAATCAAATATCGTTTTTTGAAAAAAATTAGGGGCGAAAGCAAAGTTGTTCACTTCGCCCCTAGCATTATTTTAGTTTCAAAGATCCCTCAAATAAATGATAACTTCTCGGGGAGAAATATTAGCGCATTTTTTTCTAAGCCACCTACTTGACTGATATCTATCTCTTGAATATTTTGTTTGTTCAATCCATTTTGGATTTGCTTTTATCTGAATCAGATAATGCAAGGCCATATTATCACATAACCACTCTGCATCGTCACCTGATACTTCGTCCTGGCTAACAAACTCATGTAACCAAGCGTGAAAAAGTTCATGCACCAAGATGGCTCTGTGCACATCAAGTGGTAACCCAAAAAGAATGCTAATCAAGTGATTCGTAACTTCTGTTTTTCCCAGAAAAGGTTGGATATATTTAGTTAAACAATTCCCCAAGGTTGTACTACCTCGATTCCTATTTCTTTTAGTTATAATCCCAAGGGTATTCAGATCGACGACTCTATATTCAATGGGTTTCCTTGGAAACCATGAATGCAGGTGCAATATCCGACTAACACCATTTATTATACTTTGATCAATTTGAAAAACGGCATCAATTGAACAAGTCGGGCAAATTACCCGGTAATCGGCTAAGTGCATTACATCATTAGGAGCCATTTGAGAGTGACAAGTAAAACACTGAAAACGTGGATCATGGCACCCTTTGCAAACAGCACCCTGG from Candidatus Falkowbacteria bacterium includes:
- a CDS encoding protein DA1, whose product is MAPNDVMHLADYRVICPTCSIDAVFQIDQSIINGVSRILHLHSWFPRKPIEYRVVDLNTLGIITKRNRNRGSTTLGNCLTKYIQPFLGKTEVTNHLISILFGLPLDVHRAILVHELFHAWLHEFVSQDEVSGDDAEWLCDNMALHYLIQIKANPKWIEQTKYSRDRYQSSRWLRKKCANISPREVIIYLRDL